The nucleotide sequence TGTGCCAAAACCACCTTTAGATCAAGTGAATCCGGTATTGAAGTTTTAATTTTTGAAGAAGCTAATGCCTGATTGTTTTTTTTAACGGGGGCAAAAGATTTGTCTCTATATaaaatgaggaggagaaagagTTTGTTACAACACAGTGCCAAGaaacggcatggcaattactctcgcAATAAGAAAGACCCTAAATTTTTCGCCCCGGCTTTAACCCAAAGGTTAGACTCTTCGATCACATTGTTTAGCAAGACATGCAGAGGGGCACTCTTCTGTCTAAACACCCTTGCATTACGCTCATTCCGGATCACCCATGAAACCAACATGGTTATCGAAGCCTTCGCTCTTCGGTTGGCGGTGTCCTCGGCGCTCAAACTCGCCCAccattccttgatggagtcgtacAAGTGCCATGTGGACGTGTCCACGTCGTGGATGCAGAGCTTCTGAATCACCATGTTCCAGAGCCTGAGGGTGAAGCGGTATCTGAAGAATAGATGGGGACCGCATTCCTGCACCCCTCTGCACAAGGGACAAGGGCCACAGTTTGGCCAGCCTCGTCTCTGCAATCTGTCTGCAGTCCAGATCCTATCTTGAAGCGCGAGCCAAGCAAAAAACTTGACTTTCGGAGGGTCCCAAACATTCCAAACCATTTGGTCCATGGGGGAGAGGACCAAGCCCATAAACTGTGCCCTGTACGCGGAGGCCGCGGAGTAGTTTTCGGAAGCCGTGTGTTTTCAAAGGATGTCATTGTCGGCAAGCTCATCAAGGTGGACCTCTTGGAGCAACGTCCATAGGGTGAAGAATTGTGAAAGATGCTCAATGGAGGCCGGTGTAGGTGGCCTGATTTTGAGAAAGAGTTTAATTTGTTGAATCAAGTGAGGGGGGCAATTTTCTAGATTATTAAAGCGGAGGGAGTACTTTCTAGTAGAAGAGAATGATTACTTTCGACTAGGAGGAATCCATCCATGGTCACACGTTCGCAGTGTCAATTATTTCCCACTGCTGATGCAGAAGCTGCTGCCTGCCCACATCGGAGACACCACTGGCCTGAAGAAACGGCGTACCACATCTTACTTCCTCGGAGGTGCTCGTCCACTCGCTACAGCATAACAACATCTGACATGGCAAATCCGAATTTTACGCAGCTCCATTATTCATTCATACGGAAAGAGGTTCACACCACATATACTTGCACTCTTGCCTGCACCAGAACACGCACATAacacccacacacacccacacaagCAAGTGCACGATTGCGACAACCAGAGCACATCAAGGCTCGCTCGCATTATTCCAACCTAGACAGATGAGGCCTACTACAGCCCATCACTACCGACACAACGGGGGTGGCGGTCTCCGAGCGGCGGCGGGGGAGCTTACGGGTTCACTTTCGGCGCCCACCCGGCGATCAGGTTCTCCTTGGTCGCCTTGGTCTTGACGAACGACTCGCGGCTGAAGAGAGCCTGCGTGCAGGAAAAACAGGGTGACCATCAGCGACTTCATCCATGGACAAGATTTGGAAATGGAAGAAGATAGCGTGTGTTTCGCTTTGAGCGTTGGCGTACCTCGGTGTAGGCATGGACGCTGGTCAGAGTTTCCGGGACCTTCCAGCCCTTGAAGTGCTCCAGGGCGACCTGGAGATGGTAGAGCTTCGGGGCCAGGCTCAGATCAGCAGCGGACACGTTCGCCCCACCAATGTAGGGTCCCTGCCAGCACAGTTTTGATAGTGTCGTTAGCATAAGTTTGGTAAGATCAGGCTAGATGTTCAGATTGAACAAACAAAGGCCCCACATCTTGCACGATAAGGCAATGGGACAAAATGAAATTATTGCACTGTGTCATCTCCAGAGAGGATAAGTGCTTGGATAGTAAAATTGGATATAATGGAAGTTGCATACTTCtcatagttacgttgtgacgtttgatagtacccaaagtgttcctccgataaacgggagttgcataattctcatagttacagaaacatgtataagtcatgaagaaagcaatagcaatatactaaacgatcaagtgctaggctaacggaatgggtcatgtcaatcacatcattctcctaatgatgtgatctcattaatcaaatgacaacacatgtctatggttaggaaacataaccatctttgattaatgagctagtcaagtagaggcatactagtgactatatgtttgtctatgtattcacacatgtatcatgtttccggttaatacaattctagcatgaataataaacatttatcatgatatgaggaaataaataataactttattattgcctctagggcatatttccttcagtgcctgCACACGAAAAACGGCCGGAGGCACCGCGACATTCATTGATTAGTCCGCCCTCCGTTACCCTACAAATGCGAAAGTGTTGCGCGTTCGTGTTGGAATACCAACCGAGCGAATGATCACGTCGCTTTTCCCCCTATCTATTTACTCCTCCGTGCTCACACAGAACCGAGAAATAGAGGAAATAGAGGAGGTGCGGCGGATGCGGAAGCTCTGTAGCTCATCAACGGCGACTGGGATGGCGACGTGCAGGGGAGCGAGCGGAAAGCGGCGGCGCTCGAGGATGGGAGCGTCGCTCAGGAGATTCCTCATGCAGGAGCTCGAAGACGGGGACACGCCGGTTTCCACCCCGATGACGTCCGTCCCGACGGTGAGATAGGGACTCGCCCGCTATGGGATCTCGCCATGGCCGGGGAGGAAGAAATCAGGGAGGGTGGTGCGAGATATCGTATCGTGTCCAGCAGCAGCACTGCATCCCATACAGGAGAAGGGGAAGGGTATTCAGAAAGGAGATGGGCTGCCTGGTGAATAGCCTGGACGAATCTGGGAGGAACCCGTAGCTGCTGTTGTTTGTGTGTGTGGTCGCTTCTCTGCGTGATTGACTATGGATTCGGGATTTCGGGTGTATGTGTTGAGAATTACTCCcttcatttacttatacaaggccattaTGAAATAtatattttgcatctatacaaggccaccaacagtaatcgaggaaagaattaatgatatttcctcgtactagcaacctGTTTACTACTTGCATGCTTGCAGTCATAATGACACTACCTACTTCCTCCACTCAATTTTCTTGCATGCATGTAGCGTATTAATTATCCCAGTAAACGAAAAGAAAAGCAAGCTTGCATTAAGTTTTACCTTGATACCTGTAatctgagtttgtggccttgtatataaaaatggagggagtagtattttttttcttaggaTCAGTGTAGAGAATTAGTATAGTGGTTAAGTTGGAGTTTGGGCCCAAAAAATGCAGTTTGACCTGCTTCTGCGGGGAGCAAGATAGGATtctggagtgattttgttgtattgGCACTTATTTCAGGATTTGGTGCGTCcgggtgtgatacgtccattttgtcttatacttttatatcaatatttattgcattatgtgatgttattatacattatatctcaatacttatggctattatctcttattttacaaggtttaccatgaagagggggaatgtcggcagctggaattctggctggaaaaggagcaaacattggaaacctattctgcactgctccaaaaatcctgaaactccacgaaacttatttttggaattaataagaattattgagcggaagaaacacctcaggggcccacaccctggccaggagggtgggggccccgcccacccctactgggcgcgcccctgtctcctgggccccctggtggccctccggtgtccatcttctgctatatgaaggcttttaccctggaaaaaatcgtgggcaagcttacaggatgaaactccatcgccacgaggcggaaccttggcggaaccaatctagagctccggcagagctgttctgccggggaaacttccctccgggagggggaaatcatcaccatcgtcatcaccaacgatcctcccatcgggagagggtcaatctccatcaacatcttcaccagcaccatctcctctcaaaatcctagttcatctcttgtatccaatcttgtatccaaaccacaaattggtacctgtgggttgctagtagtgttgattactccttgtagttgatgctaattggtttacttggtggaagatcatatgttcagatccttaatgcatattattactcctctgattatgaacatgaatatgctttgtgagtagttacgtttgttcctgaggacatgggtgaagtattgctattagtagtcatgtgaatttggtattcgttcgatattttgatgagatgtatgttgtctttcctctagtggtgttatgtaaacgtcgactacatgacacttcaccattatttgggcctagaggaaggcattgggaagtaataagtagatgatgggttgcttcgtaaggggctgatttggatccatatgtttaatgttgtggttagatttaccttaatacttttttgtagttgcggatgcttgcaatagggtttaatcataagtgggatgcttgtccaagtaaggacagcacccaagcaccggtccacccacatatcaaattatcaaagtaccgaacgcgaatcatatgagtgtgatgaaaactagcttgacgataattcccatgtgtcctcgggagctcttttctcattataagaaattttctaggcttatcctttgctacaaaaaggattgggccaccttactgcactttatttagtttatttatttgttactcgttacaatttatcttatcacaaaacaatctattacctacaatttcagtgcttgcagagaaaaccttactggaaaccgcttatcatttgcttctgctcctcgttgggttcgacactcttacttatcgaaaggactacgatagattccctacacttttgggtcatcagGGTGCGGCTTCGCATCAATCACTCAGGACCTTGTCTCTTCATGATAGTGTAGCTCCATCCTCGCAGGTACCACCCTTCTTTATCTTACTCTTCCATAATATTGACTCGCTCCCAATTTCTTTCCATATGAACAACTGATTTTGTTGGGAGAAGTATGCACTTCAATTAGAGATTCAATTTTTTTGTGCGGAATATTTTAATTATTGACCTACCAAATTTACAGGCAGCGCATGTCTCTATCTGTCCTAGCAAATGATCCACAAATGCGTTATAAACTCAAGGTACGTTCCTGCCCTAATATAGTTAACATTTCAGTGTGGTACCTGGTGGGCTTTCTTTTCTTTGAACATGATATGCTTTATCATATGGGACAAAGAAACATCTACTGGAAAGTAGTCTATTATTGAAGATTCTTTTTCTTATGAAGCTGTACCTTTTTGCATGGCATATCGGGACATTCTGTTTTGTGACTTGGGAGTTATACCTCTGCCTATGATTTCCCAATCAAAATATATTTTTAATCTTTAATTTACACCAGCATATTTGTACCAATTTCTTTTTTACTGAATTGATGTTGTGTATGTATATATTCATATTTCTGTGCAGCTGACAAATTTGTTCTGATGCTTACCATTCTCTTTGCTACTCTATGTTCGAGTTTCAACTCAAGCACCATATCACTAAATTTATCCGATGTCAATAGTAGTAATCACTTTTGTCACCCAAATCAAAGGTTTCTGCTCTTCCCCGCGGGTCAGGTTCGCCTTTCTCTGGGTATAGATGAGAGCCATCAAACATCATTATGAATTCACTTTTTCTTGCCATCAGCCCGTCAAGCATAGCTATGATAAAATGATCTTCAAGGTATATCTATCGTGGGGACAATGAATGTTGTTATTTATCACCACAAAGTTGCATCTGCTGATTTTTATTTGCTATATTTAATCCATATTTACTACACAGAGGTGCAAACCAGAGAGATATGTATCACAACATCAGAATTGCAATCTGTATTTGACATTTTATCTCCCCCTCTTAGGTTTTTGTTTTCTGTCAAAAGGCTCATCTACAAGCACTTGGCATGACACAAATATTACACATTAGATTCTAGATCGTTCTTTTATATAAACATATATTACATCATATCATAGAGAATTTCTTATCCGTCGGTATATGTAATAAGCTTATACCTTATAGTTAGCTGCAACAATATTGTCTATTATCACAACTGTACTCCATCACCGTGTCTACCATCCTATTTATTTCCAATATAGTATCACATCTATGAATTAGCTTTATAGCTTTACATAGTATACTTACAAGTCCcgtagcaacgcgcggggtatcatctagttttatTAATACATGAACCACCTTCCACTCTCACATAGTGCCTAGGAGCATGTGCTGCGGATGGCTCTTGCATGAGAACCCGTTTACATTCTCTCTCTTATCCTCTCTCCTCCAAGTAAGCATAGAAATGTTACTTTActccttatagcctgctgactgTACCTTATTGTATTTTCTCTAACAACTCCCAACTTGGCGCGCTCGATCTCCTCGAAGGGAGGAACGATTCAACTGACGACGAAGCCTATCTACAGCTCGTAGCAATAGATGTCCATTTTCCTCTTTTGCCGGAATAGCGACAGATGTCCCCACAGTAGCTCTGCGAGATGACGCCGCCTGGTGCTAGTTGTAAGGGCAGTAACAGCCTGACATTATTATTACTATTGTTTAATTATTTTTTAACCGTATGGACATAATAATGAAGTTGATATTGAAAAAAGGTTTTGTGGGGTCTTCTGCAATCTTGCCACCCAGTTCCACGTGGTCCAACTAGTGTTGCTTGTTTGGTTCCCTACATGAATTTTCTTTAAATCCATGATAAACATTTTAAAATCAACAACAAACATTTTTCTGGTCACACAGTGACCATTATACAATTACACGTTGAATATTTGAAAAGATGTTGAATATTTTTGTAAATAGACATTGTACTTTTCAAATGCACAACATTAATTTTTCAAATAAGCCTTGAATATTTTCCCAAATACTCATTGaaaaattcaaatatatttttcatACACAACAAATATATTCAAGATAGCATTGAAGTTTTTCTAAATACACTATTAATAATTTTAAACAAATGATACCCATTTTTGAAGAGCACAGTCAATTTTCCTCCTGCAAAAAAACAGTTTTCTAAA is from Triticum aestivum cultivar Chinese Spring chromosome 1B, IWGSC CS RefSeq v2.1, whole genome shotgun sequence and encodes:
- the LOC123076802 gene encoding probable glutathione S-transferase DHAR1, cytosolic, encoding MRNLLSDAPILERRRFPLAPLHVAIPVAVDELQSFRIRRTSSISSISRFCPDLTKLMLTTLSKLCWQGPYIGGANVSAADLSLAPKLYHLQVALEHFKGWKVPETLTSVHAYTEALFSRESFVKTKATKENLIAGWAPKVNP